The sequence CGAGACGCATCAAACCTCTCGCAGGTCGAAGCGCATGCTCACCGGGATGGGTGAGGCGCCGCGGCGAGCGGCCGCTTCTTCACGTGCTCGTTGCTCGACCTTGTTGATTACGAAGCCTTGCCGCTCGTACCAGGCCACGAGTTCCGGCCGGGCGTCCAGGACGACGTAGCGGCACGCGACGAGCGCTGAGACAGCAGTGGCGAGATCGATTACGGCGGCTACGACCATCCGGCCCAGCCCCTTGCCCTGCCAGATCTCATGGACGCCCAACTGGGCCAGCAGCAAGGCCGCGATCGTCCTGTATCGTACCCCCGCCGGCTTTTCGCGAGTGCCCAACAGGATGGACCACATGCAGATCGTCGCGTACGCCGCTACGGATTGATCGATGGAGTACAGGTATGTCGTCGACAGCCTCTGTTGCTGGTCCAACCAGGCTCGTTCGCGTAGGAACATGTCCTGATCGTGCCGCCCGGATCTGAAGTCGAGCGGGGCGGGGACGTC comes from Longimicrobium sp. and encodes:
- a CDS encoding GNAT family N-acetyltransferase gives rise to the protein MMLPERRRLDVPAPLDFRSGRHDQDMFLRERAWLDQQQRLSTTYLYSIDQSVAAYATICMWSILLGTREKPAGVRYRTIAALLLAQLGVHEIWQGKGLGRMVVAAVIDLATAVSALVACRYVVLDARPELVAWYERQGFVINKVEQRAREEAAARRGASPIPVSMRFDLREV